The following are encoded in a window of Bradyrhizobium guangdongense genomic DNA:
- a CDS encoding PaaI family thioesterase, giving the protein MPSQPDTEFGIAEARRVLGEVFAPWIQDLNLSIERIEYTPPPEAQDWQPGALLRMPFSERLCRNGGVVCGQALMALADTAMVIANLAANSGYRPMTTVDQTTHFMRAVSSSDVLADARVVRLGRTMSFGRVTLLSAADNKQVAMVSSAFAMLPG; this is encoded by the coding sequence ATGCCATCGCAGCCAGACACCGAGTTCGGCATCGCTGAGGCCAGACGCGTCCTCGGCGAGGTCTTTGCGCCCTGGATCCAAGATCTCAACCTCTCCATCGAGCGTATTGAATACACCCCGCCTCCGGAAGCTCAGGACTGGCAGCCGGGCGCGCTGCTCCGCATGCCGTTCTCGGAACGGCTGTGCCGCAACGGCGGCGTGGTCTGTGGCCAGGCGTTGATGGCCCTCGCCGACACCGCGATGGTGATCGCGAATCTCGCCGCCAACAGCGGCTATCGCCCGATGACGACGGTGGACCAGACCACGCATTTTATGCGCGCGGTCTCCTCGTCCGACGTGCTGGCGGATGCACGCGTGGTACGGCTCGGGCGAACGATGAGCTTTGGCCGCGTCACCCTGCTCTCCGCCGCCGACAACAAGCAGGTGGCGATGGTCTCGAGTGCGTTTGCAATGCTGCCGGGTTGA
- a CDS encoding transposase, which produces MDDHSDDIRRPLSPRIEVYAGAGRKRWPDGLKAQIAAESLEPGAIVTDVARRHGCRPQQVHDWRRRARLASWCCRLRRTCCRSCRWCRNRRYRWRQSPPGRRKQPL; this is translated from the coding sequence ATGGACGACCATTCTGACGACATAAGACGACCGTTGTCACCACGTATCGAGGTGTACGCAGGCGCAGGTCGCAAGCGCTGGCCGGACGGTTTGAAGGCACAGATTGCCGCAGAAAGCCTTGAACCCGGGGCGATTGTTACAGATGTCGCGCGTCGCCATGGCTGCCGGCCCCAGCAGGTGCACGACTGGCGGCGCCGGGCGCGTTTGGCCAGTTGGTGCTGCCGGCTTCGGCGGACATGCTGTCGTTCGTGCCGGTGGTGTCGGAATCGGCGCTACCGATGGCGGCAGAGCCCACCGGGTCGCCGGAAGCAGCCGTTGTGA
- the tnpB gene encoding IS66 family insertion sequence element accessory protein TnpB (TnpB, as the term is used for proteins encoded by IS66 family insertion elements, is considered an accessory protein, since TnpC, encoded by a neighboring gene, is a DDE family transposase.), which produces MLTPPASLTIYVATQPVDFRKGAEGLALLAKETLGHDPMKGVAVVFRAKRADRVKIVVWDGSGLVLYWKRLDSNGFKWPPIVAGVMRMNAAQLSALLAGMDWTRMHAPRIPQPKALA; this is translated from the coding sequence ATGCTGACGCCGCCTGCGAGCCTTACGATTTACGTGGCGACGCAACCTGTGGACTTCAGAAAAGGTGCGGAGGGCTTGGCGCTGTTGGCGAAGGAGACGCTAGGCCATGACCCTATGAAGGGCGTGGCAGTGGTGTTCCGTGCGAAGCGCGCGGATCGGGTGAAGATTGTCGTCTGGGATGGCAGCGGCCTAGTGCTGTATTGGAAGCGGCTCGATAGCAACGGCTTCAAATGGCCTCCCATCGTGGCCGGCGTGATGCGGATGAATGCCGCGCAGCTGTCCGCTCTTCTGGCAGGCATGGATTGGACGCGGATGCACGCGCCTCGAATCCCGCAGCCGAAAGCACTTGCGTAA
- the tnpC gene encoding IS66 family transposase, translated as MSDLPDELPSDPAELRVFAAALLDRCARLERLLKLAKDAQFGRSSEKLDADQLQLVLEDIDQAVAALEAAEDRANPKTCGKRAAARRANRGQLPEHLPRIVETLMPAATCCPCCEGALFEFGHDESQRLDVVPAQYRVIITRRPKLACRACHGVVLQHAAPERLIKGGLPTERLVAHVIDAKYHWHLPLYRQAQMLATHGIAIDRSTLAFWVGYAAQELKPLWHRLRQLLLASSKLCVDETPAPVLDPGRGRTKTGYFWALSRDDRPWAGPDPPGVVYAYAPGRGAVHGLRLLEGYRGIIHCDGYQAYKTMTQEKRAGALSGTLAFCWSHLRRQFVKIEREAAPAPAPVAHEALERIARLYAVEKVLRGRSDAERRAGRQTHARPLAAALKQWFEATLDHLAQKSDTAKALRYALRHWDGLTLYLDDGRIEMDTNAVERAMRPIKLNAKNSLFAGCDEGAENWAVLASLIETCKLNSVSAEHWLSDVLAKLVNGWPAARLDELLPWASTYTMHALDPRLAA; from the coding sequence ATGAGTGATTTGCCCGATGAGCTGCCGAGCGATCCAGCTGAGTTGCGTGTCTTTGCCGCGGCTCTGCTGGATCGCTGCGCCAGGCTCGAGCGGTTGCTCAAGCTTGCGAAGGATGCGCAGTTCGGTCGGTCCTCGGAAAAGCTGGACGCTGATCAGCTTCAGCTTGTTCTGGAGGATATTGATCAGGCCGTCGCCGCTCTCGAAGCAGCCGAAGATCGTGCCAATCCCAAAACATGCGGGAAGAGAGCTGCCGCGCGCAGAGCCAATCGTGGTCAGTTGCCGGAGCATTTGCCGCGCATCGTCGAAACCCTGATGCCGGCGGCAACCTGCTGCCCGTGCTGCGAAGGCGCCCTTTTTGAGTTCGGTCACGATGAGAGCCAGAGGCTGGACGTCGTACCGGCGCAGTATCGCGTCATCATCACCCGCCGGCCTAAACTGGCCTGCCGCGCCTGTCATGGCGTCGTCCTCCAACACGCTGCGCCCGAGCGATTGATCAAGGGGGGACTGCCCACCGAGCGTCTCGTCGCGCATGTAATCGACGCAAAGTATCATTGGCATTTGCCGCTTTACCGTCAGGCGCAAATGCTGGCGACACACGGTATCGCCATCGATCGTTCCACGCTCGCCTTCTGGGTCGGCTATGCCGCCCAGGAATTGAAGCCGTTGTGGCATCGTCTGCGCCAGCTTCTGCTCGCCTCTTCGAAGCTCTGTGTCGATGAAACTCCGGCGCCGGTGCTGGATCCGGGGCGCGGCAGGACCAAAACCGGCTACTTCTGGGCGCTGTCGCGCGACGACAGGCCCTGGGCCGGACCTGACCCACCTGGCGTGGTTTATGCCTACGCACCGGGCCGTGGGGCGGTTCACGGCTTGAGGCTGCTCGAGGGCTATCGCGGCATCATCCACTGCGACGGCTATCAGGCATACAAGACCATGACCCAAGAGAAGCGTGCGGGCGCCTTGTCCGGAACGCTCGCCTTCTGCTGGTCGCATCTGAGGCGCCAGTTTGTGAAGATCGAGCGCGAGGCGGCGCCTGCGCCAGCTCCGGTTGCCCACGAGGCCCTTGAGCGCATCGCCCGGCTCTACGCGGTCGAGAAAGTCCTCCGCGGCCGGTCTGATGCCGAGCGCCGCGCGGGCCGACAAACGCATGCCCGGCCTCTGGCTGCAGCCTTGAAGCAGTGGTTCGAGGCAACGCTTGATCACCTTGCGCAGAAGAGCGACACGGCGAAGGCTTTGCGTTACGCGCTGCGTCATTGGGATGGCCTGACGCTCTACCTTGATGACGGTCGTATCGAGATGGACACGAATGCGGTCGAGCGTGCGATGCGGCCGATCAAGCTCAACGCCAAGAACTCCCTTTTTGCCGGTTGCGACGAGGGTGCCGAGAATTGGGCAGTCCTGGCTTCGTTAATCGAGACCTGTAAGCTCAATAGCGTCAGCGCCGAGCATTGGCTCTCCGATGTCCTCGCAAAGCTCGTTAATGGCTGGCCTGCGGCGCGACTGGACGAACTGCTTCCCTGGGCATCGACCTACACGATGCATGCGCTCGATCCGAGATTGGCAGCATGA
- a CDS encoding plasmid pRiA4b ORF-3 family protein — MSLNTTAVRIKVTLKDVKPEVMRCLVVPITLRLDRLHLTLQAAFGWTNSHLFEFLAGDGRWGIPDPDGDFDPQPIDARKTRLSNIVQETGAKTIHYLYDFGDSWDHVIKLEKWFDNTTTEGLPFLLEAAGRCPPEDVGGASGYAEYLDAISDSTHPEHEQMRLWGPEQFDPNVVDRKALEATVNALSEIWKPRRRTTRSK; from the coding sequence ATGAGCCTTAACACGACCGCCGTCCGGATCAAGGTGACCCTCAAGGACGTGAAACCGGAGGTGATGCGATGTCTTGTCGTACCCATCACCCTGCGCCTTGATCGGCTGCATCTGACGCTTCAGGCGGCGTTTGGCTGGACGAATAGCCATCTCTTCGAGTTCCTGGCCGGTGACGGCCGTTGGGGTATCCCTGATCCCGATGGAGATTTTGACCCTCAGCCCATCGATGCCCGTAAGACGCGGCTCTCCAATATCGTTCAAGAGACCGGCGCCAAGACGATCCATTATCTCTACGACTTCGGCGACAGCTGGGATCACGTGATCAAGCTTGAAAAGTGGTTCGACAACACGACAACGGAGGGACTTCCCTTCTTGCTCGAGGCCGCCGGCCGTTGTCCTCCGGAAGATGTCGGCGGTGCATCAGGCTATGCCGAATACCTCGATGCCATCAGCGACTCCACCCATCCGGAGCACGAACAAATGCGCCTCTGGGGCCCCGAGCAGTTCGATCCCAACGTCGTCGACCGGAAGGCGCTTGAGGCCACCGTCAACGCATTGTCGGAAATATGGAAGCCTCGGCGACGCACCACGCGCTCAAAATAG
- a CDS encoding type II toxin-antitoxin system PemK/MazF family toxin, translating to MCKRRPAIVLSPPIPGRAIMCTVVPLSTTAPNPVLPHHMEITLDPVLPHPYSSPRMWLKGDIVLTVAFHRLRHLHTGEWNNGQRVYDIRVIEAEVFERVQACVRAGLGL from the coding sequence ATGTGTAAGCGGAGGCCTGCAATCGTTCTATCACCGCCGATTCCCGGCCGCGCAATCATGTGCACGGTGGTTCCGCTGAGTACCACAGCACCTAATCCGGTGTTGCCGCACCATATGGAAATCACGCTTGATCCTGTGTTGCCCCATCCCTATTCGTCACCAAGAATGTGGCTCAAGGGGGATATCGTTTTAACCGTGGCGTTCCATAGGCTTAGGCATCTTCACACGGGCGAATGGAACAATGGGCAACGAGTCTACGACATACGCGTTATCGAAGCCGAGGTATTCGAAAGAGTGCAGGCATGTGTGCGCGCGGGCCTCGGGCTTTAA
- the tnpA gene encoding IS66-like element accessory protein TnpA: protein MDSDRRSAQVERLEVVDTGRRRRWSEDEKLKIVLESLQAPRQVAATARRYGVSRSLLLRWRRSFRPEPKDAADHPGFVPAMVAAESGPTPCPVAPASSGGSIEIEFAAGARMRITGTVDAATLKAAVAALADGRLR from the coding sequence ATGGACAGTGATAGGCGCAGTGCCCAAGTCGAACGGCTTGAGGTGGTGGACACGGGCCGGCGACGGCGCTGGTCCGAGGACGAGAAGCTCAAGATCGTCCTGGAGAGCTTACAGGCACCGCGCCAGGTCGCGGCAACGGCGCGGCGGTATGGCGTTTCGCGATCATTGCTACTGCGATGGCGACGCTCGTTTCGGCCGGAGCCGAAGGATGCCGCCGATCATCCTGGCTTCGTACCGGCGATGGTGGCCGCGGAATCAGGGCCGACGCCTTGTCCAGTCGCACCGGCCAGCAGCGGCGGGTCGATCGAGATCGAGTTTGCGGCCGGGGCTCGGATGCGGATCACGGGCACGGTCGACGCGGCGACGCTGAAGGCCGCGGTGGCGGCACTGGCAGATGGACGCCTCCGGTGA
- the tnpB gene encoding IS66 family insertion sequence element accessory protein TnpB (TnpB, as the term is used for proteins encoded by IS66 family insertion elements, is considered an accessory protein, since TnpC, encoded by a neighboring gene, is a DDE family transposase.), with product MIPIASGVRVWIATGHTDMRRGMNSLGLLVQEAFKRDPHGGNLYVFRGRSGKLIKILWHDGLGMSLYAKRLERGRFLWPSSADGVVTITPAQLGYLLEGIDWRMPQQTWRPQAAG from the coding sequence GTGATCCCCATTGCGTCGGGCGTGCGGGTGTGGATTGCGACCGGACACACCGATATGCGTCGCGGCATGAACTCGCTGGGCTTGCTGGTGCAGGAAGCCTTCAAGCGAGACCCGCACGGCGGCAACCTCTATGTGTTCCGTGGCAGGAGCGGCAAGCTGATCAAGATCCTTTGGCACGATGGACTGGGCATGTCGCTTTATGCCAAACGGCTGGAGCGCGGCCGCTTCCTGTGGCCGTCGTCGGCTGATGGCGTGGTGACAATCACCCCAGCCCAGCTTGGCTACCTGCTGGAGGGCATCGACTGGCGGATGCCACAACAGACCTGGCGACCGCAGGCGGCTGGCTGA
- the tnpC gene encoding IS66 family transposase: MGADDSLPDDVTTLQAMLRAERAARLAAEAEAQAGSLLIEKLKLTIKKLRHEQFGQSSERGALLDQLELQLADLEETAAQAETAAQIAAEKIAVPSFERRKPARRPLPEHLPRERLVYPVPASCPCCGDSRLRKIGEDVTETLELVPRQWKVIQHVREKLVCRACEAITQPPAPSHPIARGRAGPKLLAHVLFAKYGLHLPLHRQSDVYQREGIDLDVSTLADWVGASAATLMPLVDAIRSHVFAAERIHADDTTVPVLAKGKTRTGRLWTYVRDDRPFAGPDPPAAVFFYSPDRGGAHPEQHLAGYAGLMQADAYAGFGRLYEANRKGGPIIEAACWAHGRRKFFDLARLSKAPIAAEAVKRIDVLFAIEREINGLAPQERLRVRQERSRPLIVELEAWLREQRAKLSRNNDTTKAINYCLSRWDAFSRFLDDGRLCMSNNAAERELRAVAVGRRNWTFAGSDEGGRRASAIYTLIATAKLNDIDPQAWLADVLARLPDHPAKRIDELMPWNWRPQNVAHAA; encoded by the coding sequence ATGGGCGCTGATGATTCTCTTCCCGACGATGTGACCACGCTGCAGGCGATGCTGCGCGCCGAGCGAGCGGCCCGGTTGGCTGCGGAGGCGGAAGCCCAGGCGGGGAGCTTGCTGATCGAGAAGCTCAAGCTCACGATCAAGAAGCTGCGGCACGAGCAGTTCGGACAGTCCTCCGAGCGAGGCGCATTGTTGGACCAGCTCGAGCTACAGCTCGCCGACTTGGAAGAGACCGCGGCGCAAGCTGAGACCGCGGCGCAGATAGCCGCCGAGAAGATTGCGGTGCCATCGTTCGAGCGCCGCAAACCAGCTCGCCGGCCACTGCCGGAGCATTTGCCGCGGGAGCGTCTTGTTTATCCGGTGCCTGCGAGCTGCCCGTGCTGCGGCGACAGCCGGTTGCGCAAGATTGGCGAAGACGTGACCGAGACGCTGGAGCTCGTTCCGCGCCAGTGGAAGGTGATCCAGCACGTGCGCGAGAAGCTCGTCTGCCGGGCCTGCGAAGCGATCACCCAGCCGCCGGCTCCCTCGCATCCGATTGCGCGCGGGCGTGCAGGGCCCAAGCTGCTGGCCCATGTCCTGTTCGCCAAGTACGGCCTGCACCTGCCGCTTCATCGTCAGAGCGATGTCTACCAGCGTGAAGGCATCGACCTCGACGTATCGACGCTCGCGGACTGGGTAGGTGCCTCCGCGGCAACCCTGATGCCTCTGGTCGATGCGATCCGGAGCCACGTCTTCGCAGCCGAGCGCATCCATGCGGATGACACCACAGTGCCGGTCTTAGCCAAGGGCAAGACCCGGACCGGCCGGCTCTGGACTTACGTGCGCGACGACCGTCCGTTTGCCGGCCCAGATCCGCCGGCGGCCGTGTTCTTCTACTCGCCCGATCGTGGCGGTGCGCATCCGGAGCAGCATCTGGCCGGCTATGCCGGACTGATGCAGGCCGACGCCTACGCCGGTTTTGGCAGGCTCTACGAGGCCAATCGCAAGGGCGGCCCGATCATCGAGGCCGCGTGCTGGGCGCACGGCAGACGCAAGTTCTTTGATCTCGCGCGGCTCAGCAAGGCGCCGATCGCGGCCGAGGCGGTCAAGCGCATCGATGTCCTGTTCGCCATAGAGCGCGAGATCAACGGCCTTGCGCCGCAAGAGCGCCTGCGTGTGCGCCAGGAGCGCAGCCGCCCCTTGATCGTCGAGCTCGAGGCGTGGTTGCGCGAGCAGCGCGCCAAGCTCTCCAGGAACAACGATACGACCAAAGCGATCAATTACTGCCTCAGCCGCTGGGATGCATTTAGCCGCTTCCTTGATGACGGACGGCTTTGCATGTCGAACAATGCTGCCGAGCGCGAGCTTCGGGCTGTCGCCGTGGGCAGAAGAAATTGGACCTTCGCCGGCTCCGATGAGGGCGGTCGGCGTGCATCTGCGATCTACACCCTCATCGCCACCGCCAAGCTCAACGACATCGATCCACAGGCTTGGCTCGCCGACGTGCTGGCTCGCCTACCGGATCATCCGGCCAAGCGCATTGACGAACTCATGCCCTGGAATTGGCGACCTCAGAACGTCGCCCACGCCGCATAG
- the istA gene encoding IS21 family transposase, translated as MRRVRDVIRMKAAGLPSREIARRMGAAPSTVRLTIRRFEAAGLSWPLPDELTDAALEARLFAKTGNGNRQGHRRIAEPDWAAVHRELKRKHVTLSILWEEYIGAEPGGYRYSRFCELYRAWEGRLSLTMRQAHAAGDKLFVDYAGDGVPVVVDRLTGERRTAQIFVAVLGASSFTYAQATWTQGLADWISAHVGAFAAIGGVPALLVPDNTKVAVIKASLYDPQINRTYAEMAAHYGTAVLPARPRKPRDKAKVEQAVLIIERWLLGRLRHRVFYSLAEVNAAIGELLTRLNEERPIRRIGVTRRRLLEEIDRPALKPLPTSPYVLAEWRIRRVSLDYHVEVEKHYYSVPHRFARAEVEVRFTARTVEIFHKGERIAAHQRMSGNHKHTTVPEHMASSHRRYAGWTIGRIRQDAAAIGPATSALCDLILDERSHPEQGFRACLGILRLAASYGRERLDAAAARAIDIGARTYGSVKSILANNLDRRPAHQRSADDAPILHANIRGPRYYN; from the coding sequence ATGCGCCGTGTGCGCGATGTGATCAGAATGAAGGCGGCTGGGCTGCCGAGCCGCGAGATTGCTCGGCGGATGGGCGCGGCGCCCTCGACAGTGCGGCTGACCATCCGGCGATTCGAGGCCGCAGGCCTGAGCTGGCCGTTGCCCGACGAACTCACGGACGCGGCCCTGGAGGCCCGCCTGTTCGCCAAGACTGGCAACGGCAACCGGCAGGGTCATCGCCGCATCGCCGAGCCCGACTGGGCGGCGGTGCACCGCGAGCTCAAGCGCAAGCACGTGACGCTGTCGATCCTGTGGGAGGAGTACATCGGCGCCGAGCCCGGCGGATACCGGTACTCGCGCTTCTGCGAGCTTTACCGCGCCTGGGAGGGACGCCTGTCGCTGACGATGCGCCAGGCGCACGCGGCCGGCGACAAGCTGTTCGTCGACTACGCGGGCGACGGCGTGCCGGTGGTGGTCGACCGCCTCACCGGCGAGCGGAGGACGGCGCAGATCTTCGTCGCCGTGCTCGGCGCCTCGAGCTTCACCTACGCGCAGGCGACGTGGACGCAGGGGCTCGCCGACTGGATCAGCGCCCATGTTGGCGCCTTCGCGGCGATCGGCGGCGTCCCGGCGCTCTTGGTGCCTGACAACACCAAAGTCGCAGTCATCAAGGCGAGCCTCTACGACCCGCAGATCAATCGCACCTATGCGGAGATGGCCGCGCATTACGGCACGGCCGTCTTGCCGGCGCGACCTCGCAAGCCGCGCGACAAGGCCAAGGTCGAGCAGGCCGTCCTCATCATCGAGCGCTGGCTGCTCGGCCGCCTGCGCCACCGCGTCTTCTACAGCCTCGCCGAGGTCAACGCAGCGATCGGCGAGTTGCTCACCAGGCTCAACGAGGAGCGGCCGATCCGGCGGATCGGCGTGACGCGCCGCCGGTTGCTCGAGGAGATCGACCGGCCGGCGCTCAAGCCGTTGCCGACGAGCCCCTACGTGCTCGCCGAATGGCGGATCCGCCGCGTCAGCCTCGACTACCACGTCGAGGTGGAGAAGCATTATTACAGCGTTCCGCATCGCTTCGCGCGTGCCGAGGTCGAGGTGCGGTTCACCGCCCGCACCGTCGAGATCTTCCACAAGGGCGAGCGGATCGCCGCGCATCAGCGCATGAGTGGCAATCACAAGCACACCACCGTGCCGGAACACATGGCCTCCAGCCATCGGCGCTACGCCGGCTGGACTATCGGGCGTATCCGTCAGGACGCCGCCGCGATCGGGCCGGCAACCAGCGCATTGTGCGACCTCATTCTCGACGAGCGCTCGCACCCCGAACAAGGCTTCCGCGCCTGTCTCGGCATCCTCAGGCTCGCCGCCTCCTATGGGCGCGAACGGCTGGACGCGGCGGCTGCGCGGGCGATCGACATCGGCGCGCGCACCTATGGCTCGGTCAAGTCGATCCTCGCCAACAATCTCGATCGGCGTCCCGCTCACCAGCGCTCCGCGGACGATGCGCCGATCCTGCATGCCAACATCCGCGGACCGCGCTACTACAATTAG
- the istB gene encoding IS21-like element helper ATPase IstB: MLTHPTLDRLNALGLHGMAKAFADIEAAGEAGSLGHAEWLALLLEREASLRHDKRLATRLRYAKLRQQACVEDIDYRTPRGLDRPLFAKLVEGRWIDDHVNLLICGPAGVGKSWLASALGHKACRDNRSVLYQRVPRLFDDLALARGDGRHPRLLRGLGRVDLLILDDWGLEPLDAGARHDLLEILEDRYGHRSTIVTSQLPVDQWHLLIGDPTYADAVLDRLVHNAHRLDLTGESLRRTRQSARNT, translated from the coding sequence TTGCTCACCCATCCGACCCTCGACCGCCTCAACGCCCTCGGCCTCCACGGCATGGCCAAGGCCTTCGCCGACATCGAAGCCGCCGGTGAGGCTGGCAGCCTCGGTCACGCCGAATGGCTTGCCCTGCTGCTCGAACGTGAAGCCTCGCTGCGGCACGACAAACGGCTCGCCACTCGCCTGCGCTACGCCAAGCTGCGCCAGCAGGCATGCGTCGAGGACATTGACTATCGCACCCCGCGCGGTCTCGACCGCCCGCTGTTCGCCAAGCTTGTCGAGGGCCGTTGGATCGACGACCACGTCAATCTCCTGATCTGCGGACCGGCAGGCGTCGGCAAGAGTTGGCTCGCCTCGGCGCTCGGCCACAAGGCCTGTCGCGACAATCGCTCCGTGCTCTATCAGCGCGTCCCGCGCCTGTTCGACGATCTGGCGCTCGCCCGTGGCGACGGTCGTCACCCACGCCTGTTGCGCGGCCTTGGCCGTGTCGATCTGCTGATCCTCGATGATTGGGGCCTCGAGCCGCTCGATGCTGGCGCCCGTCACGACCTCCTGGAAATCCTCGAAGATCGCTACGGTCATCGCTCCACCATCGTCACCAGCCAGCTCCCCGTGGACCAGTGGCATCTGCTCATTGGAGATCCCACCTATGCCGACGCCGTGCTCGATCGCCTCGTCCACAATGCCCATCGGCTCGACCTCACCGGTGAGAGCCTGCGCCGAACCCGGCAATCCGCCCGAAACACCTGA
- the recA gene encoding recombinase RecA: MSTTALRIVEGSSMDKSKALAAALSQIERQFGKGSVMKLGKNDRSMDIEAVSSGSLGLDIALGIGGLPKGRIVEIYGPESSGKTTLALHTVAEAQKKGGICAFIDAEHALDPVYARKLGVNIDELLISQPDTGEQALEICDTLVRSGAVDVLVVDSVAALVPKAELEGEMGDALPGLQARLMSQALRKLTASINKSNTMVIFINQIRMKIGVMYGSPETTTGGNALKFYASVRLDIRRIGAIKERDEVVGNTTRVKVVKNKLAPPFKQVEFDIMYGEGVSKMGEILDLGVKAGIVEKSGAWFSYDSQRLGQGRENSKAFLKANPDITAKIETAIRQNSGLIAEQILAGAPERDADGEEPADE, translated from the coding sequence ATGTCCACCACTGCCCTGCGTATCGTCGAAGGATCTTCCATGGACAAGAGTAAAGCTCTGGCTGCCGCGCTCTCTCAGATCGAGCGCCAGTTCGGCAAGGGCTCGGTGATGAAGCTCGGCAAGAACGACCGTTCGATGGACATCGAGGCGGTGTCCTCAGGTTCGCTCGGGCTCGATATCGCGCTCGGCATCGGCGGCCTGCCCAAGGGCCGTATCGTCGAGATCTACGGGCCGGAATCCTCGGGCAAGACGACTTTGGCACTGCACACGGTGGCGGAGGCCCAGAAGAAGGGCGGCATCTGCGCCTTCATCGACGCCGAGCACGCGCTCGACCCGGTCTATGCCCGCAAGCTCGGGGTCAACATCGACGAGCTGCTGATCTCCCAGCCCGACACCGGCGAGCAGGCGCTGGAAATCTGCGACACGCTGGTACGCTCGGGTGCGGTGGACGTGCTGGTGGTCGATTCGGTGGCGGCGCTGGTGCCGAAGGCCGAACTCGAAGGCGAGATGGGTGATGCGCTGCCGGGCCTGCAGGCTCGTCTGATGAGCCAGGCGCTGCGCAAGCTCACGGCCTCGATCAACAAGTCCAACACCATGGTGATCTTCATCAACCAGATCCGCATGAAGATCGGCGTGATGTACGGCTCGCCCGAGACCACGACCGGCGGCAACGCGCTGAAATTCTATGCCTCGGTCCGCCTCGACATCCGCCGCATCGGTGCGATCAAGGAGCGCGACGAGGTGGTCGGGAACACCACCCGCGTCAAGGTGGTGAAGAACAAGCTGGCGCCGCCCTTCAAGCAGGTCGAGTTTGACATCATGTACGGCGAGGGCGTCTCCAAGATGGGCGAGATCCTCGATCTCGGCGTCAAGGCCGGCATCGTCGAAAAGTCCGGCGCCTGGTTCTCCTATGACAGCCAGCGCCTCGGCCAGGGCCGCGAGAACTCGAAAGCGTTCCTGAAAGCCAATCCCGACATCACCGCCAAGATCGAGACCGCGATCCGCCAGAACTCCGGCCTGATCGCCGAGCAGATCCTCGCCGGTGCGCCCGAGCGCGACGCCGACGGTGAAGAGCCCGCGGACGAGTAG